CGGGCAAGGCATAATGAGTGCCCATGATGGCCCCCGAAATCATCGAGCGACTGCGCCGCATCGGCTGGCGTGGCGACACCTTGCCCACCGACGGCCTGCAACTGGCCCGTGTGGTGGCCCAGCATCGCGCCGGCTATGAACTGCACGACGGCGAGCACCTGTTCGGCGCGCAGCCGGCGGGGCATTTCCTCAAGCGCAGCCTGGATCCGGCCGAACGGCCCGCGGTGGGCGACTTCGTGGAGATCGAGCCGGGCAAGCCGCCACACATCGTCAAGGTACAGCCGCGCCGCACGGTGCTGTCGCGCGCCGCGGCCGGTGAACGCTACGAGCGGCAGATCATCGCCACCAACATCGACTACGTGCTGGTGCTGACGGGGCTGGACGGCGACTTCAACCCGGCCCGCATCGAGCGCTACCTGTCGCTCACCGAGGGTTCCGGCGCCCAGCCGGTGGTGCTGCTCAGCAAGCTCGATACCCGCGAGGACGCCGCCGAGCTGCTGGCGGCGCTGCGCGCACGGCTGCCGCAGGGCACGCCGATCCACGCCGTCAACGGCAAGGATCCGGCCAGCGTGGCGGTCTTGCTGCCCTATCTGCAGCCCGGTGACAGCGCCGTGCTGGTGGGTTCGTCCGGCGCCGGCAAATCCACGCTGACCAATACGCTGCTGGGCACCGAGCGGATGGCCACCGGCGCCGTGCGCGGCCATGACAGTCGCGGCCGCCACACCACCACCTATCGGGCGCTGCTGCAGCTGCCCAGTGGCGGCTGCCTGATCGACACGCCCGGCATGCGCGAACTCAAGTTGACCGGTGAGGAGAACCTGGACCTGTTCGCCGATATCGACGAACTGGCCGAGCGCTGCCGCTTCGCCGACTGCGGCCACGGCAGCGAACCGGGCTGCGCGGTGCAGGCGGCGCTGGACAGCGGCGACCTGTCGGCCGAGCGCTGGCGCAACTACCTGAAATTGCGGGACGAACGCGAGGAGCAGGCGACCACGCTGGAGGCCAAGCTGCGCCGCCAGCGTGGCGGGCGGCCGGCGGCCAAGCCCCATGGCAACCGACACCCGCGCGAGCGGGAATAGTTGAACGCCGCGGTGTTGCTGCCTTCCGGCCGGAAAGCACTAGTATCGGGGCATGGTGGTTCGGGGAGCGGGCATGCAGCGGCTGTCGTCGCGTTCGACGTTTTTCTACAAACGGATCTTTCCTTTGTTCTTGCTCGGCCTGGTCGGCATCGGCGTGGCCGTGGCCTGGGTTGTATCCAGCGCCGCGGGAAAGCGCCCCGAAGCCTGGCTATCGGTGCTTCCCGCGTTGTTCATGGCGGTCGTCGGCTGGGTGATCTACAAGACCATCATTGCCGACCTGGTCGATGAGGTGTGGCTGGCGGGCGACCACCTGCTGGTCAGGAATCGTGATGATCAGGTAAGCGTCGCGCTCGACAACGTGATGAACGTAAATGTCACCTCGCTGACCAATCCACCACGTATTTCCCTGACGCTACGCACCGAATCGTCCCGCCTGGGCAAGACGGTCACCTTCGTGCCGGATGGTCCCCGCGGACTGTTTGGGGCGTTCAAGGCCAATCCCGTCGCCACGCAGCTGATCGAGTGCGTGGACGAGGCGCGCCGGAGGAAGGCATGAGCGTCGACGCCACCCGTTTCAGCCCCGAGCTGCAACGCTACGCCGACCTCGACCAGCGCCTGCTGGCGGCGGTGAAGGGCATCCGCATCCTGCCCACGGTGGCGTGGCCGGCCTCGCTGGAAGACCGCATGATCGCGGCCTACGCGAAAGGCCAGTTCACGCTGCCGGAAGTGCAGTACCACGTGCCCGACCTTTCCGCCGAACGCGCCGAGCTTGCCGCCATCGAGCGCGAGGCTGGCTACGACGATCCGCTGGGCGAATACCTGTGCCGCACCGCCGAGTCGTGGCGCATCGCCGCCGAAATGCTCGAGGCCGTGGGCACCGACCAGGTCACCGCGCCATCCATCGTGTTGTACGGCCGCCCCGGCGACAAGATCCCCGGCAGCGATCGCAGCAATCTGGACGCGGCGCGCTACTTCGTCGAGCTGTCGGACGAACTGGGCTCGGACCTGATCGCCGACGACGTCAACGTGGCGATTTCCGCCGAAGCACTGCGTGCGGACCTGAGCAAGACGCTGGACGACTTCTTCGGCGAGCCGATGATTTCGGTGGAGGTGGATCCAGAACTCACCGCCAAGGCGGCGGCCGGCGCCACGCGCATCCGCCTGCGTGGCGGCACACGCTTCACCGATTACGACCGCCACCAGTTGCTGGCGCACGAGGCGCTGGTCCATTCGCTGACCGCGTTGAACGGACGTGCCCAACCCCTGCTTGCCTCGTTCGCCCGCACCTCGCCGCGCGTCACTGCCACGCAGGAAGGGCTGGCGGTGTTCGCCGAGCTGATGTCCGGCGCCATCGACATCTCGCGCCTCAAGCGCATCAGCCTGCGCATCCTGGCGATCGACATGGCGCTGGGCGGTGCGGATTTCGTCGAGGTCTACAAGTTCTTCAGCGACTGCGGGCAAAACCCGGCCGACAGCTTCCACTCCGCACAGCGCGTGTTCCGTGGCGTGCCGCTTACCGGTGGCGCGGCGTTCGCCAAGGACAATGTGTACCTGTCGGGCCTGCTCACCGTGCACACCTTCTTCCGCTGGGCGCTCAAGCAGCGGCGCATGGACATGTTGCGGAATCTTTTCGCCGGCAAGCTGGCGCTGCACGATGTCATCAGCCTGCAACCGTATTTCGAATCCGGTGTCATTGCCGCGCCGCGCTGGCTGCCGCCGTGGATGCAGCACGCTCACGGACTGGCCGGCAAACTGGCCTTCTCCTTGTTCGTCAATCGCATACACATGGGCAAGGTGCAGGCGGAGACGTTGTCGCTGAGCCTTTGACCCGCTTTTTGTAGGAGCGCACTTGTGCGCGACAGGCCCGCGGTGGGGTAGTTCGATACTCTGCGGTCGCGCACAAGTACGCTCCTACCGTTGATATTCGGCTTTGCATACCAGTTGTGTGAACCACCGCGTCACCATGCTGCAGCGCACGGTCGGGAGAGGGGTGTCACCGGTGATACCATTGCCTGATACCGCTGTCGCGGCCCCGATTCCCCATCACATCCGATCCCTCATTCCCATGGCCCTTCCCGAAGAACTGCGCCTCGCCGCTCTCGAGTACCACCGCCTTCCGCACCCCGGCAAGATCAAAGTCACCGCGACCAAGCCCATGGTCACGCAGCGTGACCTGGCGCTGGCGTACTCGCCCGGCGTGGCTTACGCCTGCGAGGCCATCGTCGAGGATCCGAACGCCGCCAGCGAGATGACGGCGCGCGGCAACCTTGTCGCGGTCATCACCAACGGCACCGCCGTACTCGGCCTGGGCGACATCGGCCCGCTCGCCGGCAAGCCGGTGATGGAAGGCAAGGGCGTGCTGTTCCAGAAGTTCGCCGGCATCGACGTGTTCGACATCGAGATCAACGAGCGCGACCCGGACAAGCTGGTCGACATCATTGCCTCGCTCGAGCCGACCTTCGGCGGCATCAACCTCGAGGACATCAAGGCGCCGGAGTGCTTCATCGTCGAGCGCAAGCTGCGCGAGCGCATGAAGATCCCCGTGTTCCACGACGACCAGCACGGCACCGCGATCATCGTGGGCGCGGCCATCGTCAACGCGCTCGAAGTGGTCGGCAAGAAGATCGGCGAGGTGAAGCTCGCCACCACGGGTGTGGGCGCGGCGGGCATCGCCTGCCTGGACATGCTGGTGGCGCTGGGCCTGAAGCCGGAGAACATCCTCGCGTACGACCGCGAAGGCGTGCTCTACAACGGCCGCGACCACATGGATCCGGACAAGCGCCGCTACGCGCGCGATACCGACAAGCGCACGCTGGCGGAGATCGTCGCGGGCGCGGACGTGTTCCTGGGCCTGTCCGCCGGCGGCATCCTCAAGCCGGAGATGGTCGCCACCATGGCCGACAAGCCGGTGATCCTGGCGCTGGCCAACCCCAATCCCGAGATCTCGCCGGAAGACGCCAAGAAGGTGCGCCCGGACTGCATCATCGCCACCGGCCGTTCGGACTACCCGAACCAGGTCAACAACGCGCTGTGCTTCCCGTACATCTTCCGCGGCGCGCTGGACGTGGGCGCCACCGGCATCAACGAGGCGATGAAGACCGCCTGCGTGCGCGCCATCGCCGAACTGGCCCGCATGGAAGCCGGTGACCTGGCCAGTGCCTACGGCGGCGATATCCCGACCTTCGGTCCGGATTACCTGATCCCGCGTCCGTTCGATCCGCGCCTGCTGGTAATGCTGGCGCCCGCCGTCGCGCAGGCCGCGATGGACTCGGGCGTGGCCGCGCGTCCCATCGTGGACATGGAGGCGTACAAGGAAAAGCTCGGCCAGTTCATCTATCGCACGGGCCTCTTGATGAAGCCGGTGTACGAGCGCGCGCGCGCCGACCGCAAGCGCGTGGTCTACGCCGAAGGCGAGGAAGAGACCGTGCTGCGCGCCGTGCAGACGGTGATCGACGAGCGCCTGGCGTTCCCGATCCTCATCGGCCGCCCGGAAGTGATCGAGACGCGTATCCAGCGCCTTGGCCTGCGCATGCGCGAAGGCGTGGATTACGAGATCACCAACATCAACGACGATCCGCGCTTCAACGAGTACTGGCAGCAGTACCACGCGCTCACCGAGCGTCGTGGCGTGACGCCCGCGGCCGCGAAGAACCTGATGCGCTCGCGGCCCACGCTGATCGCCTCGCTGATGGTCGAGCGCGGCGAAGCCGACGCGATGATCTGCGGCCTGGTGGGTCGCTTCCACAAAAAGCTGGGCTACATGCGCAGCGTGTTCGGCCTTGACCCGGGCGTGTCGTGCACCTCGGCCATGACCGGCGTGATCAACGACCAGGGCGCGTGGTTCTTCCTCGATACGCATGTGCAGTGCGACCCCACTGCCGAGCAGATCGCCGAAGCCACGCTGCAGGCCAGCTATCGCCTGAAGCTGTTCGGCATCGAGCCGAAGATCGCGCTGCTCTCGCACTCCAACTACGGCAGCCATGACAACCCGAGCGCGGCGAAGATGCGCAAGGTGCGCGAGATCCTCCTGCAGCGCGGTCCCAAGCTCGACATGGACGGCGAAATGCAGGCCGACACCGCGTGGGACGAAGCGCTGCGCCTGCGCATGTTCCCCAACACCACGCTCACCGGTCGCGCCAACCTGTTCGTGATGCCGAACCTCGACGCCGCCAACATCACCTACAACATCGTGCGGGTGATGACCGACGGCGTGGCCATTGGCCCGATCCTGATGGGTATCAACAAGCCGGCACACATCCTGACGCCGGCGGCGACGCCGCGTCGCGTGGTGAACATGACCGCGATTGCCGCGGTGGATGCGCAGATTCGCCAGGCGCAGGGTGAGCGGCGCAGCTGAGGGTAGGTGGGTTTAATTGTTTGGCGAGAACGGGACCTTGAGGGTCCCGTTTTTGTTTTGGTGGTTGGATGGTTGAGGGAGCTGTTCACTGTTCGATAGGGCGTTTTTTTCGCCCTCTCCCCTTCGGGGAGAGGGCTGGGGTGAGGGGCGGGTGTTCGCCTCACCGTTTCCTTCTTTAGCCGTCACCCCTGCGAAGGCAGGGGGCCGGTGACTTTGCGCTCGGTTATCGCGCGGAGGGCATTGGCTATCGACTCCCTCAAGCGCTTCCGCGATCGGGCCGCTTACGCAGCGGGCGTTTCGACCTTCTGCCGAAGGCCGAGTCACTTTTCTTTTGCTGGCCCAAAAGAAAAGTAACCCAAAGAAAATGGCCTTCAGAGCTCCGGTAGCGTCGTGTTGAATACGAGCCTTGAAGGCTTCGGTACTCGGCACTGATCGATCCATCCGACAGGCGATACGGCTACGCCGCAAGGCGCCGATGCGTTGAGGAGCTCTGCATTCCGTGGGGGAAAAGCCCGAACGGCTGAGGAATCGTGGGGTTCGGCAACCTTCGCCGCTACATAGCGGGTACTCCGTAGCGCTTCGCAACGCGCCA
This genomic interval from Dyella japonica A8 contains the following:
- the rsgA gene encoding ribosome small subunit-dependent GTPase A → MMAPEIIERLRRIGWRGDTLPTDGLQLARVVAQHRAGYELHDGEHLFGAQPAGHFLKRSLDPAERPAVGDFVEIEPGKPPHIVKVQPRRTVLSRAAAGERYERQIIATNIDYVLVLTGLDGDFNPARIERYLSLTEGSGAQPVVLLSKLDTREDAAELLAALRARLPQGTPIHAVNGKDPASVAVLLPYLQPGDSAVLVGSSGAGKSTLTNTLLGTERMATGAVRGHDSRGRHTTTYRALLQLPSGGCLIDTPGMRELKLTGEENLDLFADIDELAERCRFADCGHGSEPGCAVQAALDSGDLSAERWRNYLKLRDEREEQATTLEAKLRRQRGGRPAAKPHGNRHPRERE
- a CDS encoding flavohemoglobin expression-modulating QEGLA motif protein codes for the protein MSVDATRFSPELQRYADLDQRLLAAVKGIRILPTVAWPASLEDRMIAAYAKGQFTLPEVQYHVPDLSAERAELAAIEREAGYDDPLGEYLCRTAESWRIAAEMLEAVGTDQVTAPSIVLYGRPGDKIPGSDRSNLDAARYFVELSDELGSDLIADDVNVAISAEALRADLSKTLDDFFGEPMISVEVDPELTAKAAAGATRIRLRGGTRFTDYDRHQLLAHEALVHSLTALNGRAQPLLASFARTSPRVTATQEGLAVFAELMSGAIDISRLKRISLRILAIDMALGGADFVEVYKFFSDCGQNPADSFHSAQRVFRGVPLTGGAAFAKDNVYLSGLLTVHTFFRWALKQRRMDMLRNLFAGKLALHDVISLQPYFESGVIAAPRWLPPWMQHAHGLAGKLAFSLFVNRIHMGKVQAETLSLSL
- a CDS encoding NADP-dependent malic enzyme, which gives rise to MALPEELRLAALEYHRLPHPGKIKVTATKPMVTQRDLALAYSPGVAYACEAIVEDPNAASEMTARGNLVAVITNGTAVLGLGDIGPLAGKPVMEGKGVLFQKFAGIDVFDIEINERDPDKLVDIIASLEPTFGGINLEDIKAPECFIVERKLRERMKIPVFHDDQHGTAIIVGAAIVNALEVVGKKIGEVKLATTGVGAAGIACLDMLVALGLKPENILAYDREGVLYNGRDHMDPDKRRYARDTDKRTLAEIVAGADVFLGLSAGGILKPEMVATMADKPVILALANPNPEISPEDAKKVRPDCIIATGRSDYPNQVNNALCFPYIFRGALDVGATGINEAMKTACVRAIAELARMEAGDLASAYGGDIPTFGPDYLIPRPFDPRLLVMLAPAVAQAAMDSGVAARPIVDMEAYKEKLGQFIYRTGLLMKPVYERARADRKRVVYAEGEEETVLRAVQTVIDERLAFPILIGRPEVIETRIQRLGLRMREGVDYEITNINDDPRFNEYWQQYHALTERRGVTPAAAKNLMRSRPTLIASLMVERGEADAMICGLVGRFHKKLGYMRSVFGLDPGVSCTSAMTGVINDQGAWFFLDTHVQCDPTAEQIAEATLQASYRLKLFGIEPKIALLSHSNYGSHDNPSAAKMRKVREILLQRGPKLDMDGEMQADTAWDEALRLRMFPNTTLTGRANLFVMPNLDAANITYNIVRVMTDGVAIGPILMGINKPAHILTPAATPRRVVNMTAIAAVDAQIRQAQGERRS